A single window of Synechococcus sp. CBW1004 DNA harbors:
- a CDS encoding NCS2 family permease, with translation MASSVSMPRWWVPGDLDGFLGLALDNLIQILLIVALCQGVLGYPDALVFGTILPGVGISLVVGNLAYAHQAYRLAQREGRDDRTALPYGINTVSLFAYVFLVMLPVKQVALSRGLSLEQAVQLSWQAGLLACLGSGLIEAVGGFVADRIRRWLPRAALLSTLAGIALGYIALGFLLRTYARPLVGLAVLTVILVGYFSPVRWPLPAGLLAVLLGVALAWGTGQMTIDPVRWQAGVAQIGLHVPRLQLEALWQGRDQLLPWLGVTVPMGLFNVVGTLQNLESAEAAGDPYPVRGSMLINGLGTVAAAALGSCFPTTIYIGHPGWKGMGARIGYSWLDGLVMGLACLLGLFGVIAQLVPIEAGMAIVLYIGLVIAAQAFQATPMRQAPAVVLGLLPGLAAWGAGMLKAGLRAAGAGSAAQPFGPWMLAPLQQADVWAAGAFALEQGVIITAMLLAAMLVYVIEFRLMAAAAIAATAAVLAWFGVIHGWQFSPADTVLQLGWGAGRPWAQGYGVMALILLVSGLLERRGGLARRRG, from the coding sequence CGCTCTGCCAGGGGGTGCTCGGCTACCCGGACGCGCTGGTGTTCGGCACGATCCTGCCGGGCGTCGGCATCAGCCTGGTGGTGGGGAATCTGGCCTATGCCCATCAGGCGTACCGGCTGGCGCAGCGCGAGGGCCGCGACGACCGCACGGCCCTTCCTTATGGCATCAACACCGTCAGCCTGTTCGCCTACGTCTTCCTGGTGATGCTGCCGGTGAAGCAGGTGGCGCTGAGTCGGGGGCTGTCTCTGGAGCAGGCGGTGCAGCTGTCCTGGCAGGCCGGGCTGCTGGCCTGTCTGGGCTCCGGACTGATCGAGGCGGTCGGTGGGTTCGTGGCCGATCGGATCCGCCGCTGGCTGCCGCGGGCCGCCCTGCTCTCAACGCTGGCCGGCATCGCTCTCGGTTACATCGCCCTCGGCTTCCTGCTGCGCACCTATGCCCGGCCGCTGGTGGGCCTGGCGGTGCTCACCGTGATCCTGGTCGGCTACTTCAGCCCGGTGCGCTGGCCATTGCCGGCCGGTCTGCTGGCGGTGCTGCTGGGGGTGGCCCTGGCCTGGGGTACGGGCCAGATGACGATCGATCCGGTCCGCTGGCAGGCCGGTGTGGCTCAGATCGGCCTGCATGTTCCCCGGCTCCAGCTCGAGGCGCTCTGGCAGGGGCGCGATCAGCTGCTGCCCTGGCTGGGGGTGACGGTGCCGATGGGGCTGTTCAACGTGGTGGGCACGCTGCAGAACCTTGAGAGTGCTGAGGCCGCCGGCGATCCGTATCCGGTGCGCGGTTCGATGCTCATCAACGGCCTGGGCACCGTGGCCGCGGCCGCCCTGGGTTCCTGCTTCCCGACCACCATCTACATCGGCCATCCGGGCTGGAAGGGGATGGGCGCCCGCATCGGCTACTCCTGGCTCGACGGTCTGGTGATGGGGCTCGCCTGTCTGCTGGGGCTGTTCGGCGTGATCGCCCAGCTGGTGCCGATCGAGGCGGGCATGGCGATCGTGCTGTACATCGGTCTGGTGATCGCCGCCCAGGCGTTCCAGGCCACGCCGATGCGGCAGGCACCGGCGGTGGTGCTGGGGCTGCTGCCCGGTCTGGCGGCCTGGGGGGCGGGGATGCTCAAGGCGGGCCTGCGGGCGGCGGGTGCCGGCAGCGCCGCCCAGCCCTTCGGGCCGTGGATGCTGGCGCCCCTGCAGCAGGCGGACGTGTGGGCCGCCGGGGCCTTCGCCCTCGAACAGGGGGTGATCATCACCGCGATGCTGCTGGCGGCGATGCTCGTCTACGTGATCGAGTTCCGGCTGATGGCAGCGGCGGCGATCGCGGCCACGGCGGCGGTGCTGGCCTGGTTCGGGGTGATCCACGGCTGGCAGTTCAGCCCGGCCGACACGGTGCTGCAGCTGGGCTGGGGGGCGGGGCGCCCCTGGGCTCAGGGCTACGGGGTGATGGCCCTGATCCTCCTGGTCAGTGGCCTGCTGGAGCGACGGGGTGGCCTGGCCAGGAGGCGGGGATGA